In Desulfomicrobium macestii, a single window of DNA contains:
- a CDS encoding nuclease-related domain-containing protein → MAQVFGSAGKSAFSMGDTRYQDLLSRIALPMLSLLLLIPVGYYLLTRGHFFWGVGVAFFYVVSIKSLEEAGLKLKKRISHADTGAKAEQAVAEALQELPDDYYVFHDLEFPGFNIDHVVLGPNGIFLVETKSQKGNITQENDVLLRNGRKFFKNFLNQCWSQTYSLRDHLGAERLGGQTIMPILCFSRGFVQIRGLVRGVEVLNIRFLRPYILSQRGSLPTQARDQIIPLLAAALSNPAAQPSPRVPQSKTGGIVCPKCFHERTQNDDLHFSAGECPKCGVIYARAQSDTPDTPPTTQTTSTKDLPPIVIALLPFLPKRFPFTLLAAVAMAKGKPTTPNFFWNILALKLAACALAALLLIGAYKTMQATVTSIFNPPQTQTMQTPEKPIPNEQHPIQAVAFPLTHAVSSDNSARAITFVFEEDQGQNVILLFFDNKAKTLALRACVRAYEKLTTTLPRVDLGYVIVTGQVWQGYEDLFGPASEAKKALITLSSQTKAGNVTSIRATSSMFVQKGVQSPLPETKAWVRAAVKNAGGYMKM, encoded by the coding sequence ATGGCTCAGGTCTTTGGATCAGCGGGAAAAAGTGCTTTTTCCATGGGCGACACGCGGTATCAGGACTTGCTTTCACGCATCGCCCTGCCCATGCTTTCGCTACTGCTGCTGATACCTGTCGGGTATTATCTGCTGACCCGTGGCCATTTTTTCTGGGGTGTCGGGGTCGCTTTCTTCTATGTCGTCTCCATCAAATCGCTTGAAGAGGCCGGGCTCAAACTCAAAAAGCGCATCTCCCACGCCGACACAGGTGCCAAGGCCGAACAAGCCGTCGCCGAAGCCTTGCAAGAACTCCCAGACGATTACTACGTCTTCCATGACCTCGAATTCCCCGGTTTCAACATCGACCATGTTGTCCTCGGCCCCAACGGCATCTTCCTGGTGGAGACCAAAAGCCAGAAGGGAAACATCACCCAGGAAAACGACGTTCTGCTGAGAAACGGGCGCAAATTCTTCAAGAATTTTTTGAATCAATGCTGGAGCCAGACCTACTCGCTCCGGGATCATCTGGGCGCGGAGAGACTTGGCGGACAGACGATCATGCCTATTCTTTGCTTCTCTCGAGGATTTGTGCAAATTCGTGGGCTGGTGAGAGGCGTTGAGGTGCTGAATATCCGCTTCTTACGGCCGTATATCCTCTCGCAGCGCGGGAGTCTTCCGACCCAGGCAAGAGATCAAATCATTCCCCTGCTGGCCGCAGCGTTGTCCAACCCGGCTGCACAACCCAGCCCAAGGGTCCCTCAATCCAAGACCGGCGGCATTGTCTGTCCGAAATGCTTTCATGAGCGCACACAAAACGATGATCTGCACTTTAGCGCGGGCGAATGCCCAAAATGCGGCGTCATCTACGCCCGCGCTCAATCGGATACGCCTGACACGCCCCCGACTACCCAAACCACAAGCACCAAGGATCTCCCCCCAATAGTAATCGCCTTGCTGCCATTTCTGCCGAAGCGATTCCCCTTCACTCTGCTTGCAGCCGTTGCCATGGCAAAAGGTAAACCGACAACACCCAATTTTTTTTGGAATATCCTGGCGCTCAAATTAGCAGCTTGCGCACTGGCCGCCCTCCTCTTGATCGGTGCCTACAAAACCATGCAGGCCACCGTGACCAGCATTTTCAATCCACCGCAAACGCAAACCATGCAGACCCCTGAAAAGCCTATCCCAAATGAGCAGCATCCAATTCAAGCCGTAGCATTTCCACTGACGCACGCGGTATCGTCGGACAATTCGGCAAGGGCGATCACTTTCGTCTTTGAGGAAGATCAAGGACAGAATGTGATACTGCTTTTCTTCGACAACAAGGCCAAGACCCTCGCCTTGCGGGCCTGCGTCCGCGCATACGAAAAGTTGACCACGACACTCCCACGAGTCGACTTGGGCTACGTCATTGTCACCGGCCAGGTCTGGCAGGGGTATGAAGACTTATTCGGCCCAGCATCAGAAGCGAAGAAAGCCCTTATTACCTTGAGTTCTCAGACCAAAGCGGGCAACGTCACGTCCATTCGAGCGACGTCGAGCATGTTCGTTCAGAAGGGAGTCCAAAGCCCCCTTCCTGAAACGAAAGCGTGGGTCAGAGCGGCCGTCAAGAATGCTGGTGGGTACATGAAAATGTAA
- a CDS encoding ATP-binding protein, with the protein MPGDNKTTPVQAKALNELIGLVGESHVGGRTLCCLIGGQGSGKTWLAEHMASLGDFGQARYVSVNDIILDLLAKDPMFAEVFEFNATTITADLKRYGNRLRKAVHDHVAEQLLPAGLTTLDHLELVFALGMDPMTTWYNDAVGKRRILLVLTGQMAGQLCRCGQYTLTRGDQPIVELEA; encoded by the coding sequence ATGCCTGGAGATAACAAAACGACTCCAGTTCAGGCCAAGGCGCTCAATGAGCTTATAGGATTGGTCGGCGAAAGCCACGTTGGCGGGCGGACTCTTTGCTGCCTGATAGGCGGTCAAGGTTCCGGAAAAACATGGCTTGCGGAACACATGGCATCGCTGGGCGATTTCGGGCAGGCCCGATATGTGAGCGTGAATGACATCATTCTCGACCTGCTGGCCAAAGATCCCATGTTTGCCGAAGTGTTTGAATTCAATGCTACGACCATCACGGCGGATCTTAAACGCTACGGGAACAGACTTCGGAAGGCGGTTCACGACCATGTAGCCGAACAGCTATTACCAGCGGGACTGACCACCCTCGATCACTTGGAACTGGTTTTCGCGCTCGGCATGGACCCCATGACCACTTGGTACAACGATGCCGTGGGAAAAAGAAGAATTTTACTGGTGCTGACAGGACAAATGGCTGGTCAGCTTTGCCGCTGCGGGCAGTACACCCTGACTCGCGGAGATCAACCAATTGTGGAACTGGAGGCCTGA
- a CDS encoding ATP-binding protein, protein MSELYIGKHLDPNGMPGELYRHKLSDLITHTFICGGSGSGKTVMGKAIIEEAALKGVPSIIVDLKGDLSSLALAFGELAAPAVAPWVEVEDKSTLGRAALAEANTFRKRLWDWGLAETNVREFSNQVAVEIFTPRSELGRRVSIPLISSPPPDINKLFDEDPDTASVMVTSMAEALVRRVIPSGQRDRETDFVTALIEHAWRTGVDLTGEAGLGELVSMILEPPFATIGVLGIDDHIPENRRQKLAQAVNGQLVGAAANWVRGEEMSIEKLVGANRVDGKTQISVISLAHITDFEDQSFVVAQVAFAINAWMRKLGSAPGGNRPRLLFFLDEIGGGGGKTAFYPTYPYTSTCKPALNILVKQGRAFGVGCILATQNPGDIDYKGLSNCATWIVGKLQTKRDRDKVREGLTDAEFSPSDLAKKIARPKTGEFMLLNKEGDVHFIKERWLLTYHCTLSPEQLRRYKAKGLTPYEGSLNTDIAFEDFEETIKSDGQEEIQSLWNDAKDAIGQACNLLEKILDHDITSEKARLWISILRDPDGFNRRLQEAQRQLTEYAEAAPLPKGSNGQEPSALMTLLSEKKSANQGPSLNDTRMVTSPASAQPLGDSVLVQDDGSVNYKGRTFQLYRRYAGKSVAFIEEDGELKFSIEGKVLSKSFKL, encoded by the coding sequence GTGAGCGAGCTTTATATCGGAAAACATCTCGATCCCAATGGGATGCCGGGAGAGCTGTACCGCCATAAGCTGAGTGACCTGATCACTCACACCTTTATTTGTGGGGGCTCAGGCTCCGGTAAAACGGTAATGGGCAAAGCCATCATTGAGGAAGCAGCCCTCAAAGGGGTCCCCTCGATTATCGTGGATCTCAAGGGCGACTTGTCTTCCTTGGCGCTTGCTTTCGGAGAACTGGCAGCCCCGGCCGTTGCGCCATGGGTCGAGGTTGAAGACAAATCTACGCTTGGTCGCGCCGCCTTGGCTGAAGCCAACACCTTCCGGAAACGGTTATGGGATTGGGGGCTTGCCGAAACCAACGTGCGGGAGTTTTCCAACCAGGTAGCCGTTGAAATTTTCACCCCCCGCAGCGAACTCGGCCGCCGGGTATCCATTCCGCTCATTTCTTCCCCGCCGCCGGACATCAATAAGCTATTTGACGAGGACCCGGATACGGCTTCGGTCATGGTGACCAGCATGGCGGAAGCGCTGGTGCGCCGGGTGATTCCCTCGGGACAGCGGGACCGGGAAACGGATTTTGTTACCGCTCTCATCGAGCACGCCTGGCGCACGGGCGTTGATCTGACTGGCGAGGCAGGTCTTGGGGAATTGGTCTCCATGATTCTGGAACCGCCCTTTGCCACCATTGGTGTGCTGGGAATCGATGACCATATTCCCGAGAACCGGCGTCAAAAGCTTGCACAGGCGGTAAACGGACAGCTCGTCGGCGCGGCCGCCAACTGGGTTCGGGGCGAAGAGATGAGCATCGAGAAGCTGGTGGGAGCCAACCGTGTCGACGGCAAGACCCAAATCAGCGTTATCAGCCTAGCTCACATCACCGACTTTGAGGATCAGAGCTTCGTTGTTGCCCAAGTTGCCTTTGCAATCAACGCCTGGATGCGTAAGCTAGGTAGCGCTCCCGGTGGAAACAGACCGCGCCTGTTGTTCTTCCTGGATGAGATCGGCGGTGGCGGTGGAAAGACCGCTTTCTATCCCACCTACCCCTATACATCCACCTGCAAACCCGCATTGAATATTCTGGTCAAGCAAGGACGTGCCTTTGGTGTCGGTTGCATCCTCGCGACGCAAAACCCCGGGGACATTGACTATAAAGGCCTTTCGAACTGCGCCACCTGGATCGTTGGCAAACTGCAGACAAAAAGAGATCGGGACAAGGTTCGTGAGGGTTTGACCGACGCGGAATTTTCACCTTCCGATCTTGCCAAGAAAATAGCTCGCCCCAAGACCGGCGAGTTCATGCTCCTGAACAAGGAAGGCGACGTCCATTTCATTAAGGAACGCTGGCTCCTGACCTATCATTGCACGCTGAGCCCAGAGCAACTTCGCCGCTATAAAGCCAAGGGGTTGACCCCCTATGAAGGCTCACTGAACACAGACATTGCCTTCGAGGATTTCGAGGAGACCATCAAGTCCGACGGTCAGGAAGAAATCCAATCGCTTTGGAATGATGCCAAGGACGCTATCGGGCAAGCCTGCAACCTGCTCGAAAAGATTCTCGATCACGACATCACTTCCGAGAAAGCACGACTTTGGATATCCATCCTGCGTGACCCGGATGGATTCAATCGCCGCCTTCAGGAAGCCCAAAGGCAGCTTACCGAGTATGCCGAAGCGGCTCCCCTACCCAAGGGTAGCAACGGCCAAGAACCCAGCGCCCTGATGACGTTGCTCTCTGAAAAGAAGAGCGCGAACCAAGGCCCGTCGTTAAACGATACACGGATGGTGACGAGTCCTGCTTCTGCACAGCCACTGGGCGATAGCGTACTTGTGCAGGATGATGGCAGCGTTAACTACAAGGGACGAACGTTCCAGCTTTACCGGAGATACGCTGGCAAATCTGTGGCTTTCATTGAGGAAGATGGCGAACTGAAATTTTCTATCGAAGGCAAAGTTCTCTCGAAGAGCTTCAAGCTGTAG
- a CDS encoding HsdM family class I SAM-dependent methyltransferase — protein sequence MATLDQFKEFLISDLKFKAHQINDGDGSGVATTVQGLDEKAAFLVSTSVGNCYAAFKHEGSATLSESEANRYKALSILMPLGQKNEQVDCTPAAYCVIEVAGHLRLFYIEKGNEIHDEMSAWPDIREAEDTVREYTPEIIKSLQQWAQKTLHTENSLSRFVQLMKGCWQDIWDIENKRNDWIFDEFTRLLFIKLNEDAKPSGSFTTAKLKSYCEQNKHMGDKAAQNFINNLFDDLKGHHPEVFTDENERVLSKAATVERVIARLEGINLKDTQGDVLGRAFEIMLSDTFKGKDLGQFFTPREIVAFMLDLARDNPDGPALDIGKGERFLDACAGSGGFLIATYEDVYKHALGGGVEPRKKDQLLKRLGQETFFACEIEEKAARLGKLNMIVHAVNAQNAQWLHQNYLYNEEYGGLKPSIEYEVDFGDGKKKRRIGPDSIDLVLTNPPFGKSVKTEGILLDYQFGHEVKVFKSKGRPPEKRPKNSQDSEVLFIEHYLRVLKPGGKLLIVLPDGVLSNATAKPVRDHMREHAIIKTVISLPSETFASTGTSIPTNVVYLQKKRPGDVQGDIFMARADYVGRRANGDPLKENDLPFILEKFREWQTGTLELPEEDNA from the coding sequence ATGGCAACTCTTGATCAATTTAAAGAATTTTTAATCTCTGACCTGAAATTCAAAGCCCACCAGATCAATGATGGTGATGGTTCTGGCGTTGCCACAACGGTTCAAGGGCTGGACGAGAAAGCAGCGTTTCTGGTGTCAACCAGCGTCGGCAATTGCTATGCCGCCTTCAAGCATGAAGGCTCAGCAACGCTGAGTGAATCCGAGGCCAACCGGTACAAAGCTCTCAGCATTCTCATGCCATTAGGTCAAAAAAATGAACAAGTCGACTGTACCCCTGCAGCATATTGCGTGATAGAGGTTGCCGGGCACCTCCGCCTTTTCTACATAGAAAAAGGAAACGAGATTCATGATGAAATGTCAGCTTGGCCCGATATTCGTGAAGCAGAAGATACCGTTCGAGAATACACTCCTGAGATCATAAAAAGTCTGCAGCAGTGGGCGCAGAAAACACTCCATACGGAAAACAGCCTCTCCCGCTTCGTGCAGCTCATGAAAGGCTGCTGGCAGGACATTTGGGACATCGAGAACAAGCGCAATGACTGGATCTTCGACGAGTTCACGCGCCTCCTGTTTATAAAACTCAATGAAGACGCAAAACCCAGCGGTAGTTTTACCACTGCCAAGCTGAAATCGTATTGCGAGCAAAACAAACACATGGGCGACAAGGCCGCCCAGAACTTCATCAATAACCTGTTCGATGACCTGAAGGGACACCACCCCGAAGTCTTTACTGACGAGAACGAGCGAGTACTCAGCAAGGCGGCAACCGTTGAGCGGGTCATTGCACGTCTTGAAGGGATCAACCTGAAAGACACCCAGGGCGATGTGCTTGGCCGTGCCTTCGAAATCATGCTGTCCGATACCTTCAAGGGTAAAGACCTCGGTCAATTCTTTACGCCACGAGAAATCGTCGCTTTCATGCTGGATCTTGCTCGCGACAATCCAGACGGCCCAGCCTTGGACATCGGAAAGGGGGAACGCTTTCTGGATGCCTGTGCAGGGTCAGGTGGTTTTCTGATCGCTACTTACGAGGACGTGTACAAGCACGCACTCGGGGGCGGCGTGGAGCCACGCAAGAAAGATCAGCTCCTAAAGCGCCTCGGCCAGGAAACCTTCTTCGCGTGCGAGATTGAAGAGAAGGCGGCTCGCCTTGGAAAACTGAACATGATCGTTCACGCCGTCAACGCGCAGAACGCTCAGTGGCTTCACCAGAACTACCTCTACAACGAGGAATACGGTGGCTTGAAACCGTCAATTGAATACGAGGTCGACTTCGGCGACGGCAAGAAGAAGCGCCGCATAGGACCAGACAGCATCGACCTCGTGCTGACCAATCCGCCATTCGGCAAGTCCGTCAAGACCGAGGGTATTCTGCTGGATTATCAATTCGGGCATGAGGTCAAGGTCTTCAAGTCCAAGGGCCGTCCACCGGAGAAGCGACCGAAAAACAGTCAGGACAGCGAGGTCCTCTTCATTGAGCACTATCTTCGGGTGTTGAAGCCGGGCGGCAAGCTGCTCATTGTTCTTCCCGACGGTGTGTTGTCTAACGCCACCGCGAAACCCGTTCGGGATCATATGCGTGAGCATGCCATCATCAAAACTGTGATTTCTCTGCCAAGCGAAACCTTTGCATCAACCGGAACCTCCATTCCGACCAATGTGGTGTATCTGCAGAAGAAGCGTCCGGGAGATGTTCAGGGCGATATCTTCATGGCACGGGCTGATTACGTCGGCCGCCGGGCCAATGGCGACCCGCTCAAGGAAAACGACCTCCCGTTCATCCTTGAAAAATTCCGTGAATGGCAAACAGGAACGCTTGAACTCCCGGAGGAGGATAACGCGTGA
- a CDS encoding restriction endonuclease subunit S domain-containing protein — protein MFVISNVPSVFLTKPAVEDSRLDFDYSNPEYRNTFPPNLMLKRLEKYLEDVSYGTSEKCHDSIQEDDVAVLRMNNIFDARLKLDDLVYVDRQVIGENMLQPNDIVINRTNSKELVGKCALYEGKIEASYASYLIRLRVDEGKIYPAFLVLYLSSKHGRNEINKRSCGTANQYNISIGHIKSFVLPELQKNDQEKIVSRYKSVEQCKLRFFTFRNNALHSLSERTSQNIDSIFASEISVKSFVSKRNNIVFLRNHLDADRLDVTANHPDYTKLVDQIRASSDTGHLSDLVDESEERFNPDDHLGEEVRYLAIGDIDGITARIIEPQKMLAEELPSRARRLIHAGDILVGIAGASTGTENMVVFPVTREQEGWIATTGFLVLRPRDGVDIHYVCSLLKAPFVLRQIRALLTSPAMPTISDTDFMQLAVPVTNSDARETTLIEINRVLNEGRQLTIQLEQISEQIEQLLSEAKSNIFDLLDDDKFSAISARAMGIGNAMGKIEEALQ, from the coding sequence ATGTTTGTAATTTCAAATGTACCAAGTGTTTTTCTTACGAAACCAGCGGTTGAGGACTCTCGTCTAGATTTTGACTATAGCAACCCGGAATATCGGAATACTTTTCCACCCAACCTCATGCTTAAAAGGTTAGAAAAATACCTGGAGGATGTAAGTTACGGTACTTCAGAAAAGTGCCATGATTCTATTCAGGAAGATGATGTTGCTGTTCTGAGGATGAATAATATTTTCGATGCTCGCCTCAAACTCGACGATTTAGTTTATGTTGATCGGCAAGTGATAGGGGAAAATATGTTACAGCCAAATGACATAGTAATTAATCGAACTAACAGCAAAGAGTTAGTTGGAAAATGTGCGCTGTATGAAGGGAAAATAGAAGCATCATACGCCTCATATTTGATTAGACTAAGGGTAGATGAAGGAAAGATATATCCAGCATTTTTGGTGCTGTATTTGTCATCAAAGCACGGGCGCAATGAAATAAATAAGCGTAGTTGTGGGACTGCTAACCAGTACAACATATCAATTGGGCATATTAAATCTTTTGTCCTCCCTGAGCTGCAAAAGAACGATCAAGAAAAGATAGTAAGTCGTTACAAATCCGTTGAGCAATGCAAGCTAAGATTCTTCACTTTTAGAAATAATGCTCTTCATTCCCTATCAGAAAGAACAAGCCAAAATATCGATTCTATTTTTGCTTCCGAGATAAGTGTTAAGAGTTTTGTGTCAAAGAGAAACAATATCGTTTTTCTGCGAAATCATCTCGATGCAGATCGCCTCGACGTGACAGCGAATCATCCTGACTACACAAAGCTTGTCGACCAGATACGAGCAAGTTCAGACACGGGCCATCTGTCCGATTTGGTTGATGAGTCAGAGGAACGGTTCAATCCTGACGATCATTTAGGCGAAGAAGTCCGCTATCTCGCGATTGGCGACATTGATGGAATTACGGCGAGAATCATCGAACCACAGAAAATGTTAGCGGAGGAATTGCCCTCACGCGCCAGACGTTTAATTCATGCTGGCGACATCCTGGTTGGGATTGCAGGTGCATCTACTGGCACAGAAAATATGGTGGTATTTCCTGTTACGCGTGAGCAGGAAGGCTGGATCGCGACGACTGGATTTTTGGTGCTACGTCCGAGAGACGGGGTTGATATTCATTATGTCTGCTCATTGCTAAAAGCTCCCTTCGTTCTTCGGCAAATCAGGGCATTACTAACAAGTCCCGCAATGCCAACGATCAGCGACACTGATTTTATGCAACTAGCCGTCCCGGTTACGAATTCAGATGCTCGCGAAACAACCTTGATTGAGATAAACAGGGTTTTAAATGAAGGGAGGCAGCTAACCATTCAGTTGGAACAGATATCCGAACAGATCGAGCAACTACTATCTGAAGCGAAATCAAACATCTTCGATTTGCTCGATGATGACAAGTTTTCGGCTATTTCTGCTAGGGCTATGGGCATAGGAAACGCCATGGGGAAGATTGAGGAGGCGCTGCAATGA
- a CDS encoding MIT C-terminal domain-containing protein, producing the protein MPYSENQALCNGNEFREEKLINALVIAEQAAKKSNGWVIKIGRGLDFYQKPGGWYELGATDLSLRKCLETKVDIYRLN; encoded by the coding sequence ATGCCATATAGTGAGAATCAAGCTCTTTGTAACGGAAATGAATTCCGGGAAGAAAAACTCATTAATGCCCTTGTAATTGCTGAACAAGCAGCCAAGAAGTCTAACGGATGGGTAATTAAAATTGGTCGGGGCCTAGATTTCTACCAAAAGCCCGGGGGGTGGTATGAGCTTGGTGCCACTGATTTGAGTTTGAGAAAGTGTTTGGAGACGAAGGTCGATATTTATCGGCTAAACTAA
- a CDS encoding alkaline phosphatase family protein: protein MTAMEQALAGMWRGREKQRLPYLLVNDVRGYFAEAPTELLVDGQAIPVHVCANEFGLRRHTEPERRQPNPPARIIISRQQLQPDHLPDLQARSSVSPRTVTGCDIAKALGVQNPRALLDRLPIPAFWNLAPYLPQLGAYSLERVVLASLLNDPSVLSAGWEPDRILDKLWYENALARVREVLGSVDADERRALEREFLDVVHTWLDGPRFALVEAAVLESDPPPVLPICLLASILDGWKMLTPERMRTFLDGSELGDLFVDVLKDGQSLHGLADWGRRITLKDDTPCKQALHYLQHEVFPKHPSALTESLATVVKGVGGKGSERLLNQLIQVLEADGGILAQGLAVTLHALLDVVVNGERADTLPLEKAPCKLTDALETPDAPEWEELLEALRRHQAREQYEDHVSLLEAMVTIHRLTDKAEAAVKNLASLDWKAWMTLVDSVYLPLSTMALEAERRSSQLPEKVNVFRITQRAKKACDSIRIAWADFYVQPSRGLPKWLNERKFAAGTCRPWLNSDVMESAVKPLLQDSEIKQVYLLVFDGMSVANWTLLRDRFLMMPGRELFRPYQSLGPEFRACTYLPSITEYCRQAIFAGAPPAEFRSWPNWKSEPHLLERCLDNLGLSSSSWWDRDKNYLCYNEKDANADTLNRKMRDLVDAPGRLKAVVFNLQDRLLQKGMSSLQEIMLAYVKEVALPHLRRIAAQDKTAVVITADHGFTWYNTQYVIDDLKSDSGPGRDVFIHNRCLEYKASNRTTVGPTDVKRIEPVADYGLPASLNAVELPLGHDSYGWPGAKQTSAGNPYKVQGNDHGGLTPEETVIPVAVYITRGAK, encoded by the coding sequence ATGACCGCCATGGAACAAGCTCTGGCTGGCATGTGGCGCGGCCGTGAAAAGCAGAGGTTGCCCTATCTGCTGGTCAATGACGTGCGCGGCTATTTTGCCGAAGCGCCCACCGAACTGCTGGTCGATGGCCAAGCCATTCCCGTGCATGTCTGCGCCAATGAGTTTGGATTGCGTCGTCATACCGAACCCGAGCGTCGGCAACCGAATCCACCCGCTCGTATCATCATCTCGCGTCAACAGCTTCAGCCGGATCATCTGCCGGACTTGCAGGCCCGCTCCAGCGTGTCGCCCCGCACGGTAACGGGTTGCGACATAGCCAAGGCGCTTGGCGTGCAGAATCCCCGGGCCTTGCTTGACCGGCTTCCCATCCCCGCATTCTGGAACCTGGCCCCGTACCTGCCACAGCTCGGCGCTTACAGTCTGGAACGCGTGGTGCTCGCCTCGCTGCTGAACGATCCCAGCGTGTTGTCTGCAGGCTGGGAGCCGGATCGCATTCTCGACAAGCTCTGGTACGAGAATGCGCTGGCACGGGTACGCGAGGTGCTGGGCTCGGTCGATGCGGATGAACGCCGGGCGCTGGAGCGGGAATTCCTGGACGTGGTTCACACCTGGCTCGATGGGCCTCGTTTCGCCTTGGTCGAGGCCGCCGTGTTGGAAAGTGATCCACCGCCGGTGCTGCCGATCTGCCTGCTCGCCTCCATTCTGGACGGCTGGAAGATGCTTACGCCGGAACGGATGCGTACCTTCCTCGATGGCAGCGAACTGGGCGACCTGTTTGTTGACGTGCTCAAGGACGGGCAAAGCCTGCATGGTCTTGCCGACTGGGGCCGCCGCATCACCCTCAAAGACGATACGCCCTGCAAACAGGCGCTGCACTACCTGCAGCACGAAGTCTTTCCGAAGCACCCCAGTGCCCTCACCGAGTCCCTTGCGACAGTGGTCAAGGGTGTGGGCGGCAAAGGCTCGGAGCGCCTGCTGAATCAGCTTATCCAGGTGCTGGAAGCCGATGGTGGCATCCTTGCCCAGGGTCTGGCAGTCACCCTGCACGCGTTGCTCGATGTGGTTGTCAACGGCGAGCGGGCCGACACGCTTCCGCTTGAAAAGGCTCCCTGCAAGCTGACCGATGCGTTGGAAACACCGGATGCCCCGGAATGGGAAGAACTCCTGGAAGCCCTGCGCCGACATCAGGCTCGCGAGCAGTACGAGGACCACGTATCGCTGCTGGAAGCGATGGTCACGATTCACCGACTTACGGACAAGGCCGAGGCGGCGGTTAAGAATCTCGCCAGCCTGGATTGGAAGGCTTGGATGACGCTGGTGGATTCGGTGTATCTACCGCTCTCCACGATGGCGCTGGAGGCGGAACGGCGGTCTAGCCAGTTGCCGGAAAAGGTCAATGTCTTTCGTATCACCCAGCGGGCGAAAAAGGCATGCGACTCTATTCGCATCGCCTGGGCGGATTTCTATGTGCAGCCGAGCCGTGGACTGCCGAAGTGGTTGAACGAACGCAAGTTCGCAGCAGGCACCTGCAGACCTTGGCTGAATAGCGATGTCATGGAATCTGCGGTCAAACCACTGCTGCAGGATTCCGAGATCAAGCAGGTTTATCTGCTGGTCTTTGACGGGATGAGCGTGGCCAACTGGACTTTGCTGCGTGACCGCTTCCTGATGATGCCGGGGCGTGAGCTGTTTCGCCCTTACCAGTCGCTGGGGCCTGAGTTCCGCGCCTGCACTTATCTACCCAGCATTACCGAATATTGCCGACAGGCCATTTTTGCCGGAGCGCCTCCGGCGGAGTTCCGGAGCTGGCCGAATTGGAAAAGTGAACCCCATCTGCTCGAGCGTTGCCTGGACAACCTGGGGCTTTCGTCTTCCTCCTGGTGGGATCGGGACAAGAACTACCTCTGCTACAACGAGAAGGACGCCAACGCCGACACCCTCAACAGGAAAATGCGCGACCTGGTGGATGCCCCCGGACGCCTCAAGGCGGTGGTGTTCAACCTCCAGGATCGACTTCTGCAGAAGGGCATGTCGAGTCTCCAGGAGATCATGCTGGCCTATGTGAAGGAGGTGGCGCTGCCCCACCTGCGAAGGATCGCCGCCCAGGACAAGACGGCCGTTGTCATCACGGCCGACCACGGCTTCACCTGGTACAACACTCAATACGTCATTGACGATTTGAAATCGGACAGCGGACCCGGACGGGATGTCTTCATCCATAACCGCTGCCTGGAATACAAGGCCTCCAACCGCACCACCGTTGGCCCTACGGATGTAAAACGGATCGAGCCGGTTGCCGACTACGGCCTTCCAGCAAGCCTAAATGCCGTTGAGCTGCCCTTGGGGCACGACAGCTATGGCTGGCCTGGAGCCAAGCAGACATCGGCAGGCAACCCCTACAAGGTTCAGGGCAACGACCATGGTGGATTGACCCCGGAAGAAACAGTCATCCCGGTTGCGGTGTACATAACACGAGGAGCGAAATAA